In Myxococcus stipitatus, the following are encoded in one genomic region:
- a CDS encoding fatty acid desaturase family protein, whose amino-acid sequence MLKETVIETVDVVQTAPDASVAKKRPEPQKWLLCPQRDAEIKALCRPNGVKHLLFASPFILTYAAAIYGQLTVDNLWANIAMSVLLGHCLYTLFVLHHDCMHGTGFRNDFFNRLMGRLYATTFTMTFTVNRETHMRHHSHIADPERDPDEYYFAAELKDIWLRLWRYYQWYTTIALTRYGQRVRAVVVTEQIINLAIWAVIHVVLIQMGLGIKLLYIFWLPLAVVVLIINPITRGYEHAPITLYPRGDSRRRDMSKNSITVANPMLGWLCANITYHVEHHSYPRCPFYNLQKLYKIFQEEKLQYLTAPYPLYRVWKGQKMLEGMTCNAD is encoded by the coding sequence ATGCTGAAGGAAACCGTCATTGAAACCGTGGACGTCGTACAGACCGCACCCGACGCGTCCGTCGCCAAGAAGCGTCCGGAGCCCCAGAAGTGGCTGCTATGTCCGCAGCGGGATGCGGAGATCAAGGCGCTGTGCCGCCCCAATGGCGTCAAGCACCTGCTCTTCGCCAGCCCCTTCATCCTGACCTACGCCGCCGCCATCTACGGGCAGCTCACGGTGGACAACCTCTGGGCGAACATCGCCATGTCGGTGCTCCTGGGCCACTGCCTCTACACGCTGTTCGTGCTCCACCACGACTGCATGCACGGCACCGGGTTCCGCAACGACTTCTTCAACCGGCTGATGGGGCGGCTGTACGCCACCACCTTCACCATGACCTTCACGGTGAACCGCGAGACGCACATGCGGCACCACTCGCACATCGCGGACCCGGAACGGGACCCGGACGAGTACTACTTCGCCGCGGAGCTCAAGGACATCTGGCTGCGCCTGTGGCGCTACTACCAGTGGTACACGACCATCGCCCTCACGCGTTATGGCCAGCGGGTGCGCGCCGTGGTGGTGACGGAGCAGATCATCAACCTGGCCATCTGGGCCGTCATCCACGTGGTGCTCATCCAGATGGGCCTGGGCATCAAGCTGCTCTACATCTTCTGGCTGCCCTTGGCCGTGGTGGTGCTCATCATCAACCCCATCACCCGGGGCTACGAGCACGCCCCCATCACGCTCTATCCCCGCGGAGACTCGCGCCGCCGGGACATGAGCAAGAACAGCATCACCGTGGCCAACCCCATGCTGGGCTGGCTGTGCGCGAACATCACCTACCACGTCGAGCACCACTCCTACCCGCGCTGCCCCTTCTACAACCTTCAAAAGCTCTACAAAATCTTCCAGGAGGAGAAGTTGCAGTACCTCACGGCGCCCTATCCGCTCTACCGTGTCTGGAAAGGCCAGAAGATGCTGGAGGGAATGACGTGCAATGCGGACTGA